GTTTCGACCGAAACGCCGAGGCTGCAGCGGCCGGCCTCGTCGGGCGGCGTCACCTGAATGAGCGCGGCGTCGATGACGAGTTGGCCGGTGCGCATCAGCCGCGGGATCTCCGAGAGGGTGATCGGGGTGTAGTCGGCCAGACCGCTGGCGACGGCCGCGCGCGTGTTCGAGCCGATGAAGAAGCAATTGAAGCGGATGTTCTCGGCCAAGCGGGGGTCGTCGAAGGAGACCTGGCTGGAGCCGAGCAGGTGAATCACTTCGACGTCGGCGAGCCGCGGTGCGTATTTTCGTAGCTCGCGCAGTAGGTGCCGTGGTTCGGCGCACGCCGAAGAGACAAAAAGCCGGTCGCCGGGGCGAATGCGGGCGAAGGCTCGCGCCGGGGTCACGATTTTATTCGTTTGGCGAGCCAGGCGGTCCCGCCAATCGGGATCACGGCCCGGTTGAGAAATCGTGATCGGGGGGTCGCGCTGCAAGGGCATACCCAATCTCCGACGGCAACTCACCGTACAGTTTTCTTCTTTACTCTATCAAAACTTCGTTACGGCGGCGCGAAAATCAAGAAGGCGGCCGATTAACGGACGCGACCGGTGAATCTCGTCCGTTTGGGATTGCGCCTTCAAACAAGGGCGATTTCTATGTAAAAAGGATTTGGTTTTTTCGCGGCACAACACGCCGGACAGCGGGAGGAGGGCGTGCCCATGAGATTTCCGATTTTTGTTGCGGTGATTTTGACTCTTTGTTGCCCGGCGCTCGCTGCGGCGCAGCTTGCGGTGTCGGCGGATTTCTACGTCGCGCCGGACGGCGACGACGTCGGCGACGGTAGCCGTGACGAGCCTTTCGCCACACCGGCACGCGCGCAACAAGCCGTGCGGGAATTGGTTGCCGCCGGCCTCGACCACGCGGTGCTCGTCTATTTTCGAGAGGGCATCTATCCCTTCGACGCGCCGTTGGCCTTCGACGTAACCGACTCAGGCTCCGAGCAATACGGGGTTACCTACGCGGCGTATCCCGGCGAGGAAGTCTCGTTCAACGGTGGCGCGCGGCTGCTTGCCGAGTGGTTCGCGCCGGTGACGGACGCGGCGATCCTCGACCGCCTCTTGCCCGAAGCGCGCGACGAAGTGCTGGTCGTGGATTTGCCCGCGCATGGCGTTACCGATTACGGCGAACTGTTTCGCCGCGGTTTCAATTTCGATAACGGGCCGCTCGATGACGACACGCCGCCCGCGGGTTTGGAGATATTCGTCAACGGCCGGCCTTTGCAGCTCGCCCGCTATCCGAACGACGAATACCTGCGTGTGGCCGCAGCGCCCGGCGGGCCGGAGACATTGCAATTTCGGTATTCCGGTGACCGCCCCGACCGCTGGACCGAAGCGGCGGACCCCTGGTTCTACGGCCATTGGAACGCGTTTTGGGCGGATTGTTTCTTCCCGGTCCAGAGCATTGATACCGCCACGCGCACCGTGAATATCAAGCCGATCAGCGAAGAGGAAATCGAGCGGTGGGGCTGGAACGAAGGCGACGCCTGGGGCAACTACGGCATCGAGCCCTCGCGGCCGTATTTCGCGTTGAACCTGCTGGAAGAAATCGACGTGCCGGGCGAGTGGTACTTGGATCGTGAAGAGGGGCTGCTCTATGTGTACCCGACCGCTGATTTTGCGACGGCGGATATTTTCGTTTCGCTCGCGGACGAACTGCTGCAACTGGACGGCGCGGCGCATCTGACGTTCGAGAACCTCACCTTCGAAGTCGTGCGCAATATGCATTTCAAAGTGTCCGACGGCGTGGATGTCGCGTTTCACCGCTGCACCTTCCGCGACGCGGGTTCCGCCGTGGGCCGCGTCATCGGTGAGGCCAGCGGCATCGACAGCAGCCATATCTACGGCATCGGCGGGACGGTCGTGGGTCTCAAGGGCGGCGATCGCTACGACTTGATCGAAGCCGAAAACTATCTGACCAATTCCCACATTCACGACTACGCGTTCTATGCCCGCATGGGCACGATGGCCGTCAACGTCCGCGGTGTCGGGCAGATCGTGGCACACAACTTGATTCACGACGCGCCCCACATGGCGGTTCTGTTCAAGGAAAACGAGCATACCATCGAGAGCAACGAGATTTTCAATCTGTGCTGGGACGCCGACGACGCCGGGACGATCTACGTTGGGCGCGATTGGGGCGCGCGCGGCACGGAAATCCGCCATAACTTCATTCACCACATCAACAGCAGCCTGCACCCGTGGCAGTTCGGCGAATTGGTGGCCGAGGGCGTGCATGGCGTCTACCTCGACGACACGTCGTGCGGCAACTACACCGTCGGCAACGTGTTCTACGAAGTGGACAAACGCGGCGTGATGATCGGCGGCGGCCGCGATAACGTCGTGGAAAACAACATCATGGCCAACATGAACAGCGCCTTGTTTATCGACCGGCGCGGGCTGGCGCGAACGCCGGAGCAGAACGAATCGTTGTGGAACAAGCTCGTGCCCTACAACGTCACCGAGCCGCCGTGGAGCACGTACTATCCCGAGTTGGCGGCGATGTACGACGACCCGACGCCCTACGAACCCGACAACAACCACGTCAACCGCAACATGGCGCACGAGCGACTGTTCTGGGTCGAGCAGGGGTTCTGGGGCAGCAGCGTGTGGGAAGTGCTGATGGGGCTGCCGCTGAGTTTCCTGATTTTCGAGGACAACCTGCCGAATGTGGAAGACCCGGGCTTCGTCGATGAGGCGAACTTGGATTTGAGTTTGCGGCCCGATTCGCCCGCGTACACCATCCCCGGCTGGGAGGAAATTCCTTTCTCCGAGATCGGCTTGATTCTTACGCCGCCGGAACTGGAGATCGCGCTCGCCTCCGACAAGGCCGCCGTGATCCAAGTGCGCGGCATTACCGACCCGTGGGCGTCGATTGCCTCGGCAACCCTCGACGGCCGGGACGTGGCGGCTTCGTTGACGGTCGCCTCCAACGGCATGATCCGTGGGACGATCGATCTTTCCGAGGTGAGCCAGTCGCCGGTCGTGTTGGAGGTGGTCGTGGCCGACCCGAAAGGCCGCACATCCGATGCCGGTTTCTCGAACGAACTTGACGTGCCGGTCGGCGATGATGACGATACAAACAGTGACGACGACGCCGATGACGACACAAACGGTGACGACGACGCCGTCGATGACGACGCATCCGGTGACGACGACGACGCATTCGGCGACGACGACAATGACGACGACGCCGGCTGTGGTTGCTAAAACACCGGCGCGATGAGGTAGCGAGACATCATAAAAAAACTTTTTGCATCATCGTTCCTACTTTTGCTTGCCGCGGCGTGCACCATGACCGCAGCGCGTATCGAGACCTCCGGCGGGGACCGTTTTCATAAAACCGAGTACCGTTCGATTGCCGATGCGGCTACCGGGCTGGAATGGTTCGTCGGCCCAGACCGCAACACCACGGTCGGCCAGGCGCGCGATTTTGCGGCATCGTTGAAGGCAGGCGGCCACCAAGACTGGCGACTGCCAAACGTGCGTGAACTGCGGACGATCTGGACGCCCGGCGCCGGTCCGAAAAATCTGCCGCCGCCCTTCGCGGTTGGGGGCGAGTTGATCTGGACGGGGGAACTATCCGTCTTCGGCTACGTCTACCTGCGATTGGTCAACGGAACGCTCGGTTTCGACACGTTGGCACGCCGCAAGCACGGTTTCCGCGCGTTGGCGGTACGCGGCCCAGCGTTGATCGATCCCTACGCCGTCAGTCCCTGAATCGACTCCGCCATTCTTCCCGCGGCACGACGGCGCGCATGGCGTCGAGCGCGGCCCAAATCGAGGCGGAGGTCCACATCGAGGTTTTGTGGTCGATCGATCCCTTGATCCACCGGCGGTGGCGTTTGACCAGCGGCTTGTTCATGTAAACCCATGTCGTTTGGTGAATCAGTTCCGGCACGAGACCCGCAGGCAGCGCGACGGTAATGCCGCCGACGGTGGTCGGCCCCAGCGGGTAACCGGCGGTCGGAACGATCTGCATCGCGGCGAGCAAGGTAGTCCACG
This genomic stretch from Candidatus Lernaella stagnicola harbors:
- a CDS encoding DUF1566 domain-containing protein, which encodes MTAARIETSGGDRFHKTEYRSIADAATGLEWFVGPDRNTTVGQARDFAASLKAGGHQDWRLPNVRELRTIWTPGAGPKNLPPPFAVGGELIWTGELSVFGYVYLRLVNGTLGFDTLARRKHGFRALAVRGPALIDPYAVSP
- a CDS encoding right-handed parallel beta-helix repeat-containing protein, with translation MRFPIFVAVILTLCCPALAAAQLAVSADFYVAPDGDDVGDGSRDEPFATPARAQQAVRELVAAGLDHAVLVYFREGIYPFDAPLAFDVTDSGSEQYGVTYAAYPGEEVSFNGGARLLAEWFAPVTDAAILDRLLPEARDEVLVVDLPAHGVTDYGELFRRGFNFDNGPLDDDTPPAGLEIFVNGRPLQLARYPNDEYLRVAAAPGGPETLQFRYSGDRPDRWTEAADPWFYGHWNAFWADCFFPVQSIDTATRTVNIKPISEEEIERWGWNEGDAWGNYGIEPSRPYFALNLLEEIDVPGEWYLDREEGLLYVYPTADFATADIFVSLADELLQLDGAAHLTFENLTFEVVRNMHFKVSDGVDVAFHRCTFRDAGSAVGRVIGEASGIDSSHIYGIGGTVVGLKGGDRYDLIEAENYLTNSHIHDYAFYARMGTMAVNVRGVGQIVAHNLIHDAPHMAVLFKENEHTIESNEIFNLCWDADDAGTIYVGRDWGARGTEIRHNFIHHINSSLHPWQFGELVAEGVHGVYLDDTSCGNYTVGNVFYEVDKRGVMIGGGRDNVVENNIMANMNSALFIDRRGLARTPEQNESLWNKLVPYNVTEPPWSTYYPELAAMYDDPTPYEPDNNHVNRNMAHERLFWVEQGFWGSSVWEVLMGLPLSFLIFEDNLPNVEDPGFVDEANLDLSLRPDSPAYTIPGWEEIPFSEIGLILTPPELEIALASDKAAVIQVRGITDPWASIASATLDGRDVAASLTVASNGMIRGTIDLSEVSQSPVVLEVVVADPKGRTSDAGFSNELDVPVGDDDDTNSDDDADDDTNGDDDAVDDDASGDDDDAFGDDDNDDDAGCGC